The genomic DNA gaatgAATTTTACCAATGTTcagcttatttgattgaatggAGCTGCATCAGTTCATCAGAGATGCCTCGGCAGATGCTGAGTTGGATTCCAATGCTTATCCACTTCGCAATGATTCTGCTTCATCAGAGGCACCTTCAATTGATCCGAGGTGGCTTTGCTACTATTCATCCCAGGCGTCTCTAATTAACAACGACACCTCAGGTCTCTTCCGCGGTAGCTAATTTTCTAGGCATCCGAGGTGCCTTAAGTTTTCAAGTCTTCATGGTCAACTTTCGAGTTGACCATTTTCCGACTCCGCTCGCTAGGGCGATGCTTTGGTCGTCCAAATTTGAGTTCACCCGAACCGAACTCCAACCTTGTcttcgagcagacttcctctcGGCTTCTCTCCCCTTGGATTCGCCGCGCGTATCCTTTTTGCTCTGCTGATGTACCCTTCCGCAgctcctcatccctcagatgcacagaGTCCGTCGACTCCCTTTCCATTTCATCCTTCTCGCTCGTTGTATCTtctacttgacttcttgtgttcctaagtctctTCACACTCAGACATAAGGCATCAAATACATAGAGTCTAACACAAAAACCCTGAAAGATAATTTGACGTGGATACGAGTAGAGGTATGCTTTCTCATTGCAAGTAAAACACAAGTTTCAAGACCCAAAGTACTTTTCATTCCAATATCAACAACGCAAACATCGATCATTTATTAGATATGAAATACTCACTGTTTTTTTCCTGATCTCGATTAAGTATTCAACCTAATTAAGGATCCGATCCATTGTAGGCTTAAAGAAAGATCATATGGTGGATGCAACAATATTCCTCTCCTCACATTGCAGGACACGGTCCTTGTCCAGGACCTAAGCTATATAGCTATTGCTTCATCTCTGCCCCTGTGGTGGTTTCAACCCACACCACCTTTGGCGGAGCATGAGCTACTCGGTCTCTCCTCGAACCACTATGCATGCTTCGGAGAGGTACGACCTGGTAACTCGGCCTTTTCTGCACTCTCAGTCACCGTCATAAGACTAGCTTAGCTTCTTATCTCTCATGCCGACCCGGAATAGCATTCGCAAGGCTTCCAGTACTTATGCCACCCGACTGGCCCCATGTTGTAGACAAACCCCAATTAATCCTTGCACCTCGAAGGACTTCAGGTCACTGTAGCTCCGCCGCTTCTTCCCTTGGATTGTTGGTCGATTGCTCAATGGGACAGAATCTTGGCATACTCGAATTCAATGTCTCCCTGCCCATtgataattatatatattaaagagCGAGCACTGGTATCAAAAATAAATGTAAATGTAAATTGATTGCATCGAATCATCAGATTATGATCTCTTTAATCAATATAACGGCACGTGCAAAGTGAGGAACAATGTGTAATTCTGTGGCTTAATCATTATCATTACCCCTGAAGAAGAAGAACGTCGGAGTTTGGACTTCTTTGCTGACATCGACCTCGATCGTGCTAGCCAGAGTAGTTATAACTGACAGATAGTATTTCCCTAGCTCGAACAAACGGTGGTTGATGATTCATCAGGTAGATCGAGTTATGCTCGAATCCGTCAAGGACTGCGTCCGGAGAATAAGCTTAATTACGAGTCGTGGCTTTCTCCGGGACATGTCACAGCGTTCTGACTCATCCTAATGCATGCCTGTATCTTGTCCGGCGAAGAAGGGAGAGTTGGTGGCGGCGTTCAGTGGTTGCTTTATAACACTTTGAGGAAGAACCAGCAACGATCGAGAAGGTAAGGTCCACAACGTCCTTTAATTTGTTCCCATGCTGATGCtgatcaagaaaagctagagatTGAAGAACCAAGAGATCTGTTGGATATCGGAGATCATATTCAACTGGTACACCGTGCCATATTCGGACGAGTAATTAGGAGCCACGTGATCAGATGGAGGGTTTGCAATAATGGATTGCGCAATGATTATACGGCAAGATGACTCGAAGATAGAACAAAGTAACTTGCAATTTTTTTTACCTAGAAAcacaatttattaaattttccaatTTGCCCCTTTATTTATATAGCACCATGTATAATTAATTTATAGGCCCGACGTGAAAGGAATGTTAGTGGCTGGTATCCACGAGTCACCAGACAAGAAGCTTCCGACAGTGAATTTTTCAGCTTCAGACGAGTTATTGATCACGTGATAACCGGGCCAAGTCACCCTCCTACTCGTGTCGGCGCCGGCGCCAGTGTTCATGAACTCCCCGTAGTACAATGTGTCCGGTGGGGGGCGGTCGTCCCACTCCAACCACCCCGCTGGGTCGATCAAGTCCCCTAGCTCCGTCTTCATCACCACCGTCCTCGAATAGTTCCCCCACGGCCGGCCGAGGTACGTCTTGAATAACCCCTGCACCGGCGCGAGGTCCGACGCTGCAGCCACGACGGAGTTGTGGATCGATATGCCGGTGGTCTGGTCCGAGCTGTTCCTGCCCTGAGCCGTCACTGTGTTCTTCTGGCCGCTCATTGGCCGCCTAACGCAGAGGTTGCAGTTCTGGAAGACAACAGCGGCGTTGCCGAAGATGAAGTCGATGGTTCCGTAGACGTCGCAGTTTCGGTAGAATTGTGTTTGGGAGTGGACGTCGCAGTTTCTGTTTAATTTTGCAATTAATTCAACTAGTTCGCTGGTAAAAAAACTACAACTAACTGTTAGTCGATCGTAAACATATTAATTAAtatgagaatatatatatatattctcagcatattaattaattaatttcttaccTAGTAAATTAAATCAATTGATTATTTATATATTCATAACTAACCGAAGGTGGGCGTTTGGAAGGTCCGGTAGCCATCTTTAACGCTCCTGTTCCCGGTCACCACGGTAGCATCTATCCCGTCGCCGGTCATCATTAAATTCTCCATCGAGCTAGGAATCTCCACGTACTCTTTGTAGACGCCGGCCTTCACGTATATCACAAACCTCGTCGTGCTTCCTCCCCTCTCCTTGGGCACAGCCGCCACGGCTTCTACAATGGATCTGTAGTCGCCGGAGCCATCCTGCGCCACCACGAGATCCGGATTCAAGTCCGAATCCGCCAGCAGCTTCCAGTCGGCCGCCGCCACCCACTCCGGGAACAGTAACCCCAAACGGCGGTGCCGTTTATGCTGCCCGCCGGCGGAAATCAGCATCGACGACTGCTCATATGACGCCATCGGCTCGCCGTAGCAGTGTTCTAGCCgtagcagcaggaggaggaggaaaGCTAACAAAAAATTCGCCATGGATGCAGAATTCGCAGAAACTTGATGAAGAAGagtaattaattatattaaacgTACGGCTGCATGCATGCTCTTAATTCGTTTATATATTACGAAATTGGATCAGTGTAAATCTATATATACCAAATTTATAgatattttatttcatttaattgtcatatatatttatatttagacGATCTCATTCCTTGTATAATTTATTTGTGCTTATCGGTCAATTTCATTAATAACATGCTCTTCATTTATACAAGGTAGTTTAATTCATTTGTGCATCATCAATATATAATTATTAGATTGGATAAGtgcaaatcaataaaaaaaattattgatattttatttgatttaattgtcATATTTACATGATCTCAATCATGATGTGTGTCTATATGAATATATTTGTGCTTATCACAAATCGTGCTAATTAAGGACGGCCAACTTCATTACTAAAAAAGTACTGAGTtaatgatattattattattattatgtagatCTTCATTCATTGATTAGACTTGACTCACTCATCTTATCGCGTGGACTTGGCTCAACTAGGCTTTGGTCATGCccgattgattttatttgttaggatTGATTATGATATTTAATTTGTTTGAAATTATCAAGTTAATTAATATATAGGGGTTGAGCATGCATGGCGAAGATATGTTACGTTATTGATgactcaaaatatatatatatatatatatatatatatatatatatatatatatatatatatatatatatcaagctaatccaaggcaatgtaAGCACTAGTAAAGTCTTCTTCTTCGAGCAaagtcggaggcggagaagccccaTACAACATTTGAAAGCACGAATTGTAAATATATAAAATAGAATTCTGTTGCGATTTTTCATAGCAGAATTCTGTTgcaatttttcataacaaaattctgttataactTTACCGGATCTAGGATTTATGCATTATTTATaaggatcattgtaaacctattgctTAACAATAATCACAAGAATCATgtaatgtgattctcttgtgtagagataattctaataaagcttcgatcATTTTTATGGAGTAGGCATGCCGCCAAACCAcggtaattcttcttcttcctcctctccttatTCTCCTTCCTcatgtttgctctccttttgtgcgtctttATCTTGTTGCTCCAtgcgatctctttctctcttccactTCTTTCGcacgttagaggttgagaggtattgccccctCTTTgcgcaacaaatggtatcagagccatggtccaaaccagatgtcatgtggggtagccttgaatgaagttgagagtAGGCCCGAAGCTAGTTatgagtgaccggatgctcgtgGGGATGCCCGAAGTAGGTCAGGGGTGATTGGATGCTTGCGGAGAGGCCCAAAGTAggtcaggttgaccggatgtggatgcttgcggggaggcccggagcaagtcagggtgaccggatgtggATGCTCACGGGGAAGCtcggagcaggtcaaggtgactggatgctcgcggggaggcccagCCCATGAGATTAATTGCCGAGAGGCCCAAAGTAggtcaggttgaccggatgtggatgcttgcggggaggcccagagcaagtcagggtgaccggatgtggATACTCACGGGGAAGCCCGGAGCATGTCAAGGTGActggatgctcgcggggaggcccagaCCATGAGattaattgtggtccttcgtttgaggggaggattgttggggttcaatcaaagtctcacattggaaagatttggtaaagatcataggtttaaaaggatgtaggatttcttcattggcatgaggccttttggggagagcccaagagcaaagtcatggtggcataggcccaaagtggacaatatcatgtcattatggagatatgtgagcatcctttgggcacaacaacgAGACAGAAGGGGAGGAATCCAGCCATGACGGAGGAGGATGGAAGCTTTACTTTTCTTGAACAGGGGCATTGGGGATAAAAACTTTTGATGTCATGTTTTGACGCTCTCAATTTTCGACGAAGTTTTTAGGCATGATTAACACAACGGTTATAATTTTATTGACAACGGCTATAAACCATTGTGAATCAATTTATGACGCGAGTTTTGAGGTGGGAAAAACAAATCACTTATAATTTTACTGATAATGGTTTATAAAATTCTAATTTAGacaaacaaagaaaataaaatttaagtttcaaATATTACTGACGTATCGTGAATATTTATAATAGAAATGATGACCTCGGTTAATCCTCAGCAACGCGGCTCAAAAATCGGAGGAATAAAAGTTTAATATTATTGTgggaacaaaattttatttttccacttTTGCTTTGAAGAGTTCAATGAAGACTCTTTGCAAAATGTAGTGAGGCAAGGAAAAGGGGTGCATGCTGGCCCGCTTATATAGGCATGGTCTGGGAGCTCGGACTgtgtccgggcgcctagaccttgTGATGGAGCGGGGCTCCTTGACCCCTATACCAAAAACCAAGGGTTGCATGGGGCAAGGTGCCTGGACGCTATCCAGGTACccgggtttttttttaaaaaaaaaattgagttgtTTGAGTTCACATTAAggctttgaaaaaaattttaagttaaaaaaatttaattaagttatattaaaaatttatgaaaaaaaattaattaagttgttgaaagattaagttaaaaatttaattaaattgttaaaaatcaagttaaaattttaattatgttgttaaaatcaaaattttaattaagttgttaaaaattaaaattttaattaagttattgaaAAGTTTAATTAAGGTTGATCTTGTCGAGGTGGTGCGCTAGCCCCGATGAATGGTGATTTCTGATGTAGACGACCTCTTGAAGATCTGGAAGAACTCCTCAAGGATACTGCGCATAGTGAGAAGAGCCAACAAAGCGTTCGTGACCTAAGACTAGGGTGGGGacccctggctaggccctccgacgctcaagtcagttcctctctcGAAAGTGAAAAAAGAAGAAGTACAGTAATGGAAGTACTTAGAAACAGAGTTTGGATGCTAGAACTTGCttccttgccaacggagaggattccctttTTCTATTatctcatataacctccgtagtcatgcaGTGGtcctcggtttgttagagtttgttagaagatgaagtcatcttctaggcttcgtgcaataatcctttaaggaatcttttttgtaccccagatgtacctcttttgtcatttgtgACTCATATTCCTGATGAAGTATGCATAAGAACACGTCactataactgaagaagcttctagaagatatttctcgCCAAATTTGTTAGGCTGTCATACTTATGTACTTTTGTAGAGCATGTCTCGACCGGTCATTTAGCCGATCACATATACAATGAGAATACCCTCTATTAAACATGTTATGGCCGGTCATTTAAGCCGACCATATATATAATAAGAATACCCTTTGTTAAATGTGTCTCGACTGGTCATTCAAGCTGATCGCATATATATAAGAGTATATTTTGTTTGGTATGTTTCGGCCGGAAATGTACTataagctttataaggctgagcACCTTTATGTTCGGTTGGGCTTTGTCCGACCAAGCGTATGTGAGCACAtcggtgctcgctcgaccttcactcggccagtaatatactaaaatctttatAAGGTTAAGTGCCTTTATACTCGAACggactttgcccggtcgagcatatatgagcacattgATGCTCACTTGGCCTTCACTTGACCAgaaatatactaaaagttgtataaagctaagtgcctttacgctcggtcgagcTTTGTCCGGATGAGTGTATATGAGCACATTAGTGTTCACACGACCTTAACTTGGCCGGGAATgctaaaagttgtataaggctTAGTGTTTTTACGCTCGGTCGAGCTTTGTTCGGCCTAGCATATGTGAGTACattggtgctcactcggccttaACTCGACCGGGAATGTACTAAAAAGCTGTATAAggttaagtacctttacgctTGGTGGGGCTTTGTCCAACCAAGCGTATATGAGCACATTGGTGCTCTCTCAGCCTTAACTCGACCGGGAATGTACTAAAAGCCGTATAAGGCTAAGCACTTTTACGCTCGGTCTGGCTTTgtccggccgagcatatatgagcacattggtgctcactcggccttaACTCGGTCGGgaatatactaaaagttgtataaggctaagtgtctttacgcTTGGTTGAGCTTTGCCCGACCAAGCACTTGCAGAAAGCTTTATTTGGTCATCCCATATCCTATTACTTATCCACTCATCCATGACTTCTACATCATCTGCCGGGCCAGTGGCCTATCTAACCCATATCACCTGATATATATATGCAACGAAACCTTCCTCTAATAGCGGTCTTACATTCTTCATTACCAACATATTCTGACACTAAGACATTCACACCTCCGTCGATGTTTTTTTCTTTATGTCCGAAGTCCATTGTTCCGGATCAAgtagatttccggagttgtcaactggtgCTCTATAGGCTTTTATGATGCTgagccattggtcgaagtccgtcttcaggtagacttccattcttttcttccagtacagaaaatcatccccgttgaataggggaggacgtaccaTACTGAAACCTTCGATCTGAGACATGATGACCCTGCACACAATAAAGCAACGACaaacaaaatcccaagacttggtcttggattagtagtgcgggaagaattaagaataaaaaaactaaattggtgttgcaccaatttagatttaattgcaacgaaaaaaaattctaaaaaggtaataataccagtttggaattatgcgaAAAATTGAAAGCTGAAAAcgagaaaaaggaaagtttcacccCCCccaccccttgtctgattggtggttgcaccaagtcagagcggtacccgctctgataccactattggatgGTAAgttccgctagagggggtgaatagcgatttaaaagaCTTTCGTAAAGAGTTTAACAAcggaaaaaaaaagaataaggaaaagaAGAGCAgggctaacacaagttcttttacttggttcggagcctttgacgactcctactccaaggcccgcacacaagggtgtttttgatggacaatcactaataattagAAACTTATTACAAACTACGTACAAGAATTATGTAGTGAAAGAAAACCGacagttaagaaaataatgcaggaaagaaaacaaaacttcgtcggagatcttttcgcagtgtcgcaggagcacaCGAGAGTGAAttttgagttgttgttggagcttcagccttgaccctccttatataggaggttcggggcacctggaaccttcagggcgccctgccCATGACGTAGCTGAGCcaaccagcgaactccacgtggcacagtgacgttggggataaaagtttgcctccgggcacccgggtacctcccgggcacccggacctccgggcgcctgggtaccttccgggcgcccggaccttgatttccagcagcttccttcctgcaagaaaacgttagtccgaggtacttatatctcctgcaaaacaTATTATTAACACAGTTATAATAAGCAgaaatagtattaattagattccgtctctccgagaccggaatctaatcaAGATCTAGACGTAGAGTTTCGAAatagttctaagtcggatcgacacctaagttcccttcccgggaacgcgtcctcacagtcactctcctccagtgatttatctcaacttacctgccagacatccggtcagtccttcgacccatctggacttcgtgccagctatccggtcagcccatcgacctagctgggcttcgtgccaaagtccggtcagcccgtcgacccgtttggacttcatgccagctatccggtcggcccgttgacctagctgggcttcgtaccaaacatcaggtcagtccgtcgacctgtctggacttctcctgcacactcggtcagagtgttaggtcaataacaaaactaacctagcctattttgtcattcatcaaaacctgggttagaccgttagtgttaatCGCACCAACAGCTTTCTCCGgccgagcgtatatgagcacattggtgctcgctcggccttaaCTCGGTCGGGAATATACTAAAagttatataaggctaagtgttttTACGCTCGGTTGAGCTTTGTCCAACCAAGCACTTGCAGAAAGCATTATTTGTTCATCCATCCTATTACTTATCCACTCATCCATGACTTCTACATCATCTGTCGGGCCGGCGgcctatcataacccatatcatctGACTTATACACGCAACGAAACCTTCCTCTAATAGTGGTCTTACAATCTTCATTACCAACATATTCTGACACTAGATATATTCACACCTATTATTGCGGAAGTTATGAGAGACGGTATAAAAAAGGATCTTCTCCGTTAGTTAAGTACGCATATGCATGCACACACACCTACAATACTCTTCTACTattttactgttcatcttcttccccttttctaaGTTGATTCTAACTTAAGTGTATTGTCTTCCAGCTCAGAGCTGAGTCACTCACCCAGCGTACCACCGTCTCCGATTTAGACAGGATCGCCCTCAAGTTCATACAACAACATCAGATGAATTTCTCAGCGATGAAGAAATAGaacgaagaagagaagaaaggaggactCGATTATATGTATGATTTCTTGATCACTCTATGATTAAACCCTCTATCAGATCAGAATATATACTTCTTCTTCCTGATAATTAATTCCCTGGAACACAACCACCACCGACCGGAGCTTGCAGCTTCTCCAGCTTCTTTTCCAGCTCCATTTCGTGTTTCCTCAGCCTGTCGTTCTCCACCAGGACCTCATCACGCTCCCTCATCACCCCGTTCAACTCCTCCAACAGCAGGCATTTGGCCGACCGGAGACGCACCGCCTGCGACCACAGCTCCGCCAGCTGACTCTGCTTCCTCATCCGCGACCGCCGCGCCGACTCCCTGTTCGACGCCAtcatcctcttcctcctctcctcctccactGCCACCCCACTCAGCCTCTTTTGCTCTTCTTCTGCTGCAGAcatgctgacaaagccagtgaccacagagaagttcaagcattgcttgaacttagTCCATATCTCTAGATATTAGAGGAAGAAAGCCCATACCCAGAAATTTAGATGGAGCTTTATTCAGATCCTCgtgttcttcgaaggggtgaatatcaGTCAAGGTGGAGATTGTTTACGAGTGGCtagctcatatttggatgaaggccaATGAGATGAATGctatggaagaaaaatctattaagattttccgtaataaaattctattacgattttatataatagaattttgttacagtttttcataatagaattctgttacgatttttcataacaaaattctattatgattttAATGAGTCTAGGGTTtatgcattatttatagggatcattgtaaacctattgtacaacaataatcacaagaatcatgtaatatgattctcttgtgtagagagaattctaataaaacttcggtcgtttttgtggagtaggcacgccGCTAAACCACggtaatttttcttcttcttcctcttcttcttcttctccttcctcatgtttgctctccttttgtgcgtctttgtctagTTGCTACGTatgatctctttctctcttcctcttcttccgcacgttagaggttgagaggtgttgccccgtCTTTGCGCAACAAATGGCATCAAAGTCATGGTCCAAACCAGATGTCATGTGGGGTAGCCTTGAACAAAATTGAGGATAAGCCCAGAGCTACTCatgagtgaccggatgctcgtgGGGAGACCCGAAGTAGGTCTaagtgaccggatgcttgcgTAGAGACCCAAAGTAGGTTAAGTTCACCAGATGCGGATGCTTGtggggaggcccagagcaggtcagggtgaccgaatgcGGATGTTCGCtaggaggcccgaagcaggtcagggtgatcggatgctcgcggggaggcccggaccatgagagtaattatggtccttcgtttgaggggaggattgttggggttcaatcaaagtctcatattgaaaagattttgtaaagatcatgggtttaaaaggatatagaatatctccattggcatgaggtcttttgggaaaagtccaagagcaaatccatgagggtctaggcccaaagtagacaatatcatgtcattgtgaagatatgtggacatcctttgggcacaacaatgAGATCAAAGGGGAGGAATCCAGCTATGACAGAGGATGGAAGCTTTACTTTTCCTGAACAGGGGCATTGGGGCTAAAAACTTTTGCTGTCATGTTTTAACGCTCCTAATTTTCGATGGAGTTTTAGGCAGGATTAACACAACGGTTATAATTTTATTGGCAATGGTTATAAACCATTGTGAATCAATTTATGACGTGAGTTTTGAGGTGGGAAAAACACATCACTTATAATTTTACTGACAATGGTTTATAAAATTCTAATTTAgacaaacaaaaaaataaattttaagtttcaaATATTACTAACGCATCGTGAATATTTGTAATAGAAATGATGACCTCGATTGATCCTCAACAACGCGGCTCAAAAATCAGAGGAataaaagtttaatatttttgtgggaacaaaattttatttttccacttTTGCTTTGAAGAGTTCAATGAAGACTCTTTGCAAAATGTAGTGAGGCAAATAAAAGGGGTGTCTGTTGGTCCGCTTATATAGGTGTGGTCGGGGCGCTCAGACTGTATCCGAGTGCCTCGATCTTGCGACGGAACAGGGCAGCCGGACCCCTATACCAGGGGCCCCTAACAAAAACC from Zingiber officinale cultivar Zhangliang chromosome 4A, Zo_v1.1, whole genome shotgun sequence includes the following:
- the LOC121969089 gene encoding pectinesterase-like, with protein sequence MANFLLAFLLLLLLRLEHCYGEPMASYEQSSMLISAGGQHKRHRRLGLLFPEWVAAADWKLLADSDLNPDLVVAQDGSGDYRSIVEAVAAVPKERGGSTTRFVIYVKAGVYKEYVEIPSSMENLMMTGDGIDATVVTGNRSVKDGYRTFQTPTFGYELVELIAKLNRNCDVHSQTQFYRNCDVYGTIDFIFGNAAVVFQNCNLCVRRPMSGQKNTVTAQGRNSSDQTTGISIHNSVVAAASDLAPVQGLFKTYLGRPWGNYSRTVVMKTELGDLIDPAGWLEWDDRPPPDTLYYGEFMNTGAGADTSRRVTWPGYHVINNSSEAEKFTVGSFLSGDSWIPATNIPFTSGL